The following DNA comes from Hypomesus transpacificus isolate Combined female chromosome 5, fHypTra1, whole genome shotgun sequence.
CGAAACCGGGAGTAATCATTCTTAAAACCGCTTCCCTAAAATAGTTTGCCAATTAAACTTGATGCAAGTATTATTCAAGGTATTTAGCAAAAAATACATAAAGTCGGAGACTGTAAACACTTCTTTCATGGTTATGAAAAAGACTAACAATGTATTTCAAATGCATTTAATAGCAAAACGGCAATAAAactttcacaaacacaaaagaaaTGAAAGCCGATGTTGGGAAGTAATATGTTTTCATGCTTCTGTAACAGGAGATGTATCCTACTGAATCTAAATGGAAATAAACCATGATAGTTAACGATGATCTTGCAACTTTCATTTATCATGAACTTCTGAGACATAGCCTCGGATTCCTCGTCATCCGAGCTTCACCTCTCCAGAAACATAAAAAGCTTCAACTTCAATCCTTGTCTGTGAAAAAAAGGCTGCGAGTGGTTTGATACACTGAAAATAAAAAGCGATAAGTAAAACATATCACTCCTGTTATGTTACAGTCTCCACTTAGTGTAAAATGTTCATGAGTTTGGGGGAAGTGTCCATAAAGATGCGTGGAGTAAAAACAACAATGACATAGTTCTGAGGGTAGCAACAGTTCACATTTGTTTGAATCAGCTATCTGGATCCAACTGCTTTTCATCCAGTGTCGCACTGAAATgggtccccctgtcctcctaaCCCCGGGGCTGTGCTCACTGTGGTTCCACGCTTGCCCCCGCGATGCCATGCTGGCGCAACTGGGTCCGAAGCATCTGGTTCTTTGTTTTCCACTCATCAACCTACGCGACATAGAAAAGCAGAATGTTACAAATCAACCTGTGAAGTTGTTCCAGGATAATTCCAACTTTGTTTAGACAGCGCCAAACACTACAGAATACGCAAAGCAATAAATCCCTCCACTAATTCTACAGTTAAGTCCTGTCTGTTCAAGAGAAGCAATGCCCATCCCATAAGAATGTTGTCTAGACGGGAGCACCTCTTGTCTCAGTAGCTGGTTGTCCATCCTCAGTCTGTCCAGGGCTTCCAGTTCATCCCCCAGCCGGGCGTTGCCCTGACGCAACTCCTGGATGTAGTCACACGCCTTGGACAGGATTCCCCCTTTGCTCTGTGAAGGGAACAACAGCACAACCATGaggaaccacaacacaaccacggaAAATCGGAAAAGGCTAAAACACTCACAGACAACCAACATACCagatgaaaataaaaactaagCATCTCATTTCTAAATGAAAGCAGGGCTTCTCGTCACATTTACCTGTCCGTTCTTGGTGGGGTCCAGGGTGCAGTCTGGGATGGTTTTAGACAGCTGGACGATCCAGTTATTGATCTTATCTCTGCGTCTACGTTCCActaggggcagagagagagcgagagaaagagaggagggagagagagagagagggcgagagaaagagagagggacagagagagagcgagagaaagagaggagggggtcaaGACCTGAAGCAGAAgcgacattcccccccccccccccccacacacacacacacacacatacacacacacacacacacacacacagcatcaatgGACCTTCGTTCACCTTCATTGTGTTGGGCTCGTCTTTTGTCGTCTCTTGAAGTGCGGGGCGTCTCTGACTTGCTGTAGGACATGAGAGGAAGGAATTCAAACGACAGTCCAACAACAATATACAaccagggtgtctacaggtaaaAACAAGTtcaatttaagactttttaagaccttttaatactacttctaaattaaatttaagaccaaacttacgatggaaatacaaaagtggaaatatacagtaatctttccaaataaacacactgatgtctgttcaaaatgaacagtaaagtaaaatgacaataatcggttgagtttaagaacatggactaaatgtgtgtaactgCTCAGAGGTCAGATGGAATTGTTGGCTCTGGATTTCCTATCGTAACATCCAGTGTTGTAGCGTTGACATCGTTGCTAGCAGTGGAAATGGTGGAGCAAAAACTAGCAATTGCAGGCTGCCGGCGTGCCTTTAGGTAGTCGCTGTGTTTTTTGCTCTGCACTTGCGATTCTATCGCTCTGATCCCCATCGTCCCAAGTTTGAAATTCTTCCGACACGCAGTTCGCTTTATAAGCATTTCCAGGCACCAACCTTAACCAAGAATACTCGTTCTTTTCAAGCCATTTGTAATTGAACTTTCATTTCCCCATGTTTCTAAGTTGAGTGGCTATCAACCATTGCTGTAGTACCTGTATTGCTGATGCTTTACGTCATCAAAATATGCGCAGTGGGCTATGCTCTGACCTAACCATAGACAACGCAGCGCATATAGCCTACAAAAAGAATATTCGTCCTAGCAGGACAGATTGCCTGCATTTTCACAGTGATATGACACCAAAAAAATTATGACCCATCCAATCTGAATTTAAGACAATGTAATACCttttaaggccttatttttaggaaaagtgatttaagactttttacGGACCCGCTGCCATTCTACCTTCATGAATGAGGATGGGTGTAGCGCAGTGGTAGAGCTTTTGACTGCAGTTCAAGAGGTTCCACGTTCAAATCACTCCCTGCACCTCTTATGTGTGTTATGTGTACATTGTGATTATTGAGGATTATTGAGGAGTTTTCAGGGTGTTACAGACCTCTGGTTTGCTCCGGTCAGAACTTCCTGGGGTGACATCATCACGTACAGCTGACCTGGGGAGACATCGAGGGAAGGTTTGCAGATAAGAGCGTGAGACTGTGGATCAAAAGCTCCAGAACAGCGTGATGACTTAGCACCGTGATGTCACAACCTGGTTCTCTCACCGGCGGGCGCGTTCTGAGTGAGCATGGAGTCGGCAGCCTGGACGTTGGTCACCATGGCAGCCTGCGTAGCGTCAGTGATGGTAGCGGGGTAGTAATAGTGAGTCTCCGATCCTTCCCCCTCCAGGCCGTCCGACTGGGAGAAcacagcctgacacacacacaagagaacaTGAGACACCCCGACTGTACCGCTCAcaaagtgtgtgtacgtgtatgcgtttgtgtgtgtgcgtgtatgcgtttgtgtgtgggcgtgtcatCGTTGTGTTGCACCTGTGTCACCGCCTGAGAGGTGGCAGGGAAGCCCGTGACCACGCTCACAGCAGAGGCTCCATCCGtctgtccctccatctgtcCGTCTGACACCTGGATCACCCGGTAGGTCACCTGAACCaccaaggtcaaaggtcagtacAGCTGTATCGTAAAATCGTGTCATTTTTTACTTGTTTatctcccttcttcttcttcttcttttgtttttaaGTAGGATAGGCTACCTCTCTCCTGCATGCCCTGGGGGAGggtccctctctcctacctgcCCTCCGGCTCCCTCCGTTTTGAACAGGTATTTGATTGGCTGGTCCGAGGAGAAGGTTGCGGCTGATTGGATGGTGGTGATGGCGCTTGGATCATCCGCTGTTGCAACAGCACCTTGAAATATATGGGAAGCAAGATGGCTGAGCAGCTTGCTGAGTCCCTCGCTGAGCCAGTCTAACCAGTTCCCTGCCAGCTACATCAACAGTGTTTGATCAACAGTCATCAACAGTCTGTCTCTTCCATTTTCTTTCCTCcactagtgagtttttctgggagtttttcctggtcttccttgagggtttaggttggttgagggtgtacgtaaagccctctgtgacattgcttgtaaaaagggctatacaaatacatttggattTGATTTGTGACAACAGCAAGAGGCTGCCACCAGGATAAATAAAACAATTCACCCTAACAAACAGAGTAACTCACAAGTAAAGGTCATAAAGTTTAGACAAAGCCCTAGAGAAAAACGATTACAAGAAGAGTCAATTTAGCCGAAATCATATCAaaagaagagttaaaaaaaatcataataatACGACATTGTTATATTATTCACACAGATGCAACACGGGCACGAAACATTCCCCAAAAGATAAAAGGTTGGTTTTGTTGTAAGGGTTGAGTTCTTACCCTCTTCGATGACAGgaacatcctcatcatcatcttccAGGGTTTTCTGATGCCTGCAACACAAACATGTCAGCCGTAACCTAAACAGGTAACACCGACTGACAGGTGGCTTGCAAGAGTATTTAAGCACGCTGTttgaatgtatttatatatgtagCAGAGGTATGTTGGTTTGATGGTCGTTTGTTATCTTGGACCTTTGATGGGTCCATTTAAATTCTGCATTTTACCATCAACCATGATCCCCCCAAAAACATAGTAATAGCTACATCCTATAATGTAATAGGTATGGTAATAATGTAACACATTAGGTATGAATAaagtacatctctctctctcttagtatGTATCTCTTTACTATATCTGTTTCGTTTCTCACCCCTTCATGTCGACTGGATTACTGATGTTGGCCTCCCCAACGTCCTCGTCCCTTGGAAACTCAGCACTGGCGTCTCGTTTTCAACACTTTACCCTGTTTAGCAACGATTAAAATAATATTTCTGCAGGTCCGCTTTGATTATTCAATTAGAGGATGATAGATAAGAAAGTGAGCTAGCACGCTAGCTATGGCTTAGCGCAACCATTTGCGACTGGGACCGCAGATGCTAGGGTAGGGTTTAAGATGGCTAGCTAGCAAACCTTACTCGTTTTCACAGACAGTTCGGATAACTAGTGAAATTAAATTCAGTTGCTAAATACGTGGTAGAATGTTTTTACTGTCTAACTACAACAAAGCAAAAATCCCACTTTCGCTTGTCTTAATAATTGATCAAGATAGTGTTATCATAAACTGGTAGCTACTGTACATTGTGTATGTAAACAAAGCGAACGTTGGTATCTATTGCAGATTGGGGGTTAGCTGGGTATCAATtataaatagctagctagctacataatCTTACATCGTATTTACATGCAAGCTATATATTTACGTAATTAATGTCATAGGTCCAACACACCAAAACATAATAACGCCTCACTAGAAATTTTGACAACCGAGTCCATCCATCCATAATTAGCGGAGATCATAAGCGCATGAGCAGTGCGCAAGCCAACGTCATTTTTCAGCGACGTTTAAAATTCACCCATGTAGCCTACCAGTAGATGACGCTAATATACGTTTTATATGCATGCCCATCCATGTATCATGTGGCCCAGTTGGTTGGGCTACGCTACATCATATTAATGATGCAATCATATTATTATTTGTAGTAAGTCCACCAATTACAAAATCACATATAGGACAGGGCgtttatggtaaaaaaaaaaactcgtACTCAGTGGTCTTCAAGATATAGACTATTAAATGCACTGAGCATAGGTCAGTGGTACAGGGTTTGACAGGAGATCAAAATCACAGGCTCAAATTACCCTGGCTGCTAAATTAAATATGATTATCATTACATTGCATTATTGTGATGATTtgttgaaggggggggggggttacagatGCAAAAGCTGCTATTATAATTTAGATACGCACAGAGTTAACCAACAACATGAGATTGCAGATTAGACATTCACTTTCAAATCCTACTGTCAGGGTCGCCTCCAGGCTGAATTGTAGCGCAATGTCAATATTACAGGCCTATTATGAATCTGCCCTAACAAATCGGTCAATGGGCTTTCTCCGTGCTGGTACAGCGATATCAGATTACATAGGCGGTTTAATATAAAACTCTCATGTAGGAGGTTCACTAACCGGCATTTCAGCACCACGCCGACCGAGGACAGTTCCATGTGTTGTCACAGACGCTGGTCTCGTGGAGTGTGGATAACCTTAAAATTGATTCAACTAAACCGAATCTGTCGGCACGCGCCAGTCTCATCTACAGTAGCTCACGGCAAGACAGTCGCAGTCGCTG
Coding sequences within:
- the LOC124467892 gene encoding upstream stimulatory factor 1-like, which produces MKGHQKTLEDDDEDVPVIEEGAVATADDPSAITTIQSAATFSSDQPIKYLFKTEGAGGQVTYRVIQVSDGQMEGQTDGASAVSVVTGFPATSQAVTQAVFSQSDGLEGEGSETHYYYPATITDATQAAMVTNVQAADSMLTQNAPAGQLYVMMSPQEVLTGANQSKSETPRTSRDDKRRAQHNEVERRRRDKINNWIVQLSKTIPDCTLDPTKNGQSKGGILSKACDYIQELRQGNARLGDELEALDRLRMDNQLLRQEVDEWKTKNQMLRTQLRQHGIAGASVEPQ